A section of the Mycobacterium sp. 3519A genome encodes:
- a CDS encoding primary-amine oxidase gives MSTATIATVDQTAPAAPDHPLTPLTADEIRAVRRIVDAHGLLGEDVRFVYTALDEPHKDTVLAFKPGDPIERRARVLLLDRATGLGTDLVVSVTGDRVVNQQSIDAGTEGHVPILDQEFEDIEAFLLESPEWLAAMRKRDLNPTDVRAVPLSAGVFGHEDEVGRRVVRVLAFYQYDAADLPWAHPIDGVVAYVDLTARRVTKVIDELDLPVPAERGEWNAEPHAVPARTDLKPIEISQPEGPSFSVDGNQITWADWTFRFGFDIREGLTLHQLAIDGRPVVYRASIAEMVVPYADPSPVRYWQNYFDQGEYLFGRYTNSLELGCDCLGEIKYFDVTIADEHGEPRLLKNAICLHEEDFGVLWKHTDMFNGMAETRRSRRLVISFFLTIGNYDYGFYWYLYLDGTIQLEAKATGIVFTSAYRGPDGYATEMAPGLGAPFHQHLFSARLDMAVDGNVNVVEEVDAVPVPIGPDNPWGNAFRAQKTRLTRESEAKRVADNLKARVWHITNPTKQNRLGQDVGYALYPEGQPVLLADPSSSIAQRAAFATKHLWVTQYDPAERYSAGQFVNQHPGGAGLPAFTAADRSIDGEDIVVWHTFGLTHFPRPEDWPVMPVDYAGFKLKPQGFFDRNPALNVPAAPRAHCCED, from the coding sequence ATGAGCACCGCCACCATCGCTACCGTCGACCAGACCGCCCCCGCGGCACCGGATCACCCGCTGACGCCGCTGACCGCTGACGAGATCCGGGCAGTGCGCCGCATCGTCGACGCGCACGGCCTGCTCGGCGAGGACGTCCGGTTCGTCTACACCGCACTCGACGAACCGCACAAGGACACCGTGCTGGCATTCAAACCCGGTGACCCGATCGAACGACGCGCTCGAGTTCTGTTGCTGGACAGGGCGACCGGGCTCGGCACCGACCTCGTGGTTTCGGTCACCGGCGACCGCGTCGTCAATCAACAGTCGATCGACGCAGGGACCGAGGGCCACGTCCCGATCCTGGACCAGGAGTTCGAGGACATCGAAGCGTTCCTGCTCGAAAGCCCCGAATGGCTTGCAGCGATGCGCAAGCGCGACCTCAACCCGACCGATGTGCGCGCCGTCCCGTTGTCCGCAGGGGTGTTCGGGCACGAGGACGAGGTCGGCAGGCGCGTGGTGCGGGTGCTGGCGTTCTACCAGTACGACGCGGCCGACCTGCCGTGGGCGCACCCGATCGACGGCGTGGTCGCCTACGTCGACCTGACCGCGCGCCGTGTTACCAAGGTGATCGACGAACTCGACCTGCCGGTGCCCGCCGAACGCGGGGAGTGGAACGCCGAACCGCACGCGGTGCCTGCGCGCACCGACCTCAAGCCCATCGAGATCAGCCAGCCCGAAGGGCCGAGCTTCTCGGTCGATGGTAACCAAATCACCTGGGCGGATTGGACATTCAGGTTTGGTTTCGACATCCGTGAGGGATTGACGCTGCATCAGCTCGCGATCGACGGCCGCCCGGTGGTGTACCGCGCGTCGATTGCCGAGATGGTGGTGCCCTACGCCGACCCGTCACCGGTGCGGTACTGGCAGAACTACTTCGACCAGGGCGAGTACCTGTTCGGCCGCTACACGAACTCGCTGGAACTGGGCTGCGACTGCCTCGGCGAGATCAAGTACTTCGACGTGACGATCGCCGACGAACACGGTGAGCCGCGACTGCTGAAGAACGCGATCTGCCTGCACGAGGAGGACTTCGGCGTGCTGTGGAAGCACACCGACATGTTCAACGGCATGGCCGAGACCCGTCGGTCCCGCCGACTGGTGATCTCCTTCTTCCTGACCATCGGCAACTACGACTACGGCTTCTACTGGTATCTCTACCTCGACGGGACGATCCAACTCGAGGCCAAGGCGACCGGCATCGTGTTCACCTCGGCGTACCGCGGCCCCGACGGGTACGCCACGGAGATGGCGCCCGGCCTCGGCGCGCCGTTCCACCAGCACCTGTTCTCCGCGCGCCTGGACATGGCGGTCGACGGCAATGTCAACGTCGTCGAGGAGGTGGACGCGGTGCCGGTGCCGATCGGGCCGGACAACCCGTGGGGCAATGCGTTCCGCGCGCAGAAGACCAGGCTGACCCGTGAGTCGGAGGCCAAGCGGGTGGCCGACAACCTCAAGGCGCGGGTGTGGCACATCACCAACCCGACCAAGCAGAATCGGCTGGGCCAGGACGTGGGCTACGCGCTGTATCCCGAGGGTCAGCCGGTGCTGCTCGCCGACCCGTCCAGTTCGATCGCCCAGCGTGCCGCGTTCGCGACGAAGCACTTGTGGGTGACGCAATACGATCCGGCCGAACGGTATTCGGCGGGCCAGTTCGTCAACCAGCATCCCGGCGGAGCGGGCCTGCCCGCGTTCACCGCGGCCGACCGCAGCATCGACGGCGAGGACATCGTCGTGTGGCACACCTTCGGGTTGACGCACTTCCCGCGTCCGGAGGACTGGCCGGTGATGCCGGTGGACTACGCCGGCTTCAAGCTCAAGCCGCAGGGCTTCTTCGACCGGAATCCGGCGTTGAACGTTCCGGCTGCCCCGCGGGCCCATTGCTGCGAAGATTGA
- a CDS encoding FAD-dependent oxidoreductase, with protein sequence MTDTDVLVVGAGPSGLALAASLVKKGVRTIVVDRQAAGANTSRAAVVNARTLEVLDDLDVSRRLVKEGIQAPRFTIRDGRRTLIPVDFSGLPTEYPYSLMVPQSTTERLLLDRLTELGGTVIRPKTLTAVTQDADGVSATFDDGEVIRARYLVGADGIHSIVREQAGIGFHGGEYQESFALADIRLRGEAPTDEVILFWATAGMTVVAPLPGDIFRIVAPVVDAPEQPSAAFIQQLLDERGLGAGRMVVTEVVWGSRFRIHHRVADTYRAGRLLLAGDAAHVHSPAGGQGMNLGIQDGIALAEALAAVLDGAPERVLDSYSAARRPIAQQVVEMTDRLTRLATLPRAVRPIRNAVISLVGRVPAAQRAVAWRLSGLANR encoded by the coding sequence ATGACCGACACCGATGTACTCGTCGTAGGAGCAGGCCCCAGCGGGCTCGCGTTGGCCGCGTCGCTGGTCAAGAAGGGTGTGCGCACCATCGTGGTGGACCGTCAGGCTGCGGGCGCCAACACGTCGCGCGCCGCGGTGGTCAATGCCCGCACGCTGGAGGTGCTCGACGACCTCGACGTGTCCCGCAGGTTGGTGAAGGAAGGCATCCAGGCGCCGAGGTTCACGATCCGCGACGGGCGGCGCACGCTGATTCCCGTCGACTTCTCGGGGCTGCCGACCGAGTACCCGTACTCGCTGATGGTGCCGCAGTCGACGACCGAGCGGTTGTTGCTCGATCGGTTGACCGAACTGGGCGGCACGGTGATCCGGCCGAAGACCCTGACCGCGGTGACGCAGGATGCCGACGGGGTGAGCGCCACGTTCGACGACGGCGAGGTGATCCGGGCACGGTATCTCGTTGGCGCCGACGGCATTCACAGCATCGTGCGCGAGCAGGCAGGCATCGGCTTTCACGGCGGCGAATATCAGGAGTCGTTCGCGCTGGCCGATATCCGGTTGCGCGGCGAAGCGCCGACCGACGAGGTCATTCTGTTCTGGGCCACGGCGGGGATGACGGTGGTGGCGCCGCTGCCTGGCGACATCTTCCGCATCGTCGCGCCGGTCGTCGACGCCCCCGAGCAACCGTCGGCGGCGTTCATCCAGCAACTGCTCGACGAGCGAGGACTCGGCGCGGGGCGGATGGTCGTCACCGAGGTCGTCTGGGGCTCGCGGTTCCGGATCCACCATCGGGTCGCCGACACGTACCGGGCCGGACGCCTGCTGCTGGCCGGCGACGCCGCACATGTGCACAGCCCCGCCGGAGGACAGGGCATGAACCTGGGTATCCAGGACGGCATCGCGCTGGCCGAGGCGTTGGCCGCGGTGCTCGACGGCGCACCCGAGCGCGTGCTCGACTCCTACAGCGCCGCGCGGCGTCCGATCGCCCAGCAGGTCGTCGAAATGACCGACAGGCTAACGCGTTTGGCGACGCTGCCGCGGGCGGTGCGGCCGATCCGCAACGCCGTGATCAGCCTGGTGGGCCGAGTTCCTGCGGCGCAGCGCGCGGTGGCGTGGCGGCTCAGCGGACTGGCGAACCGGTGA
- a CDS encoding TetR/AcrR family transcriptional regulator, protein MRRSSAETKEVILAAARQRFAESGYERATIRAIAADANIDPSMVMRYFGNKDQLFAAAADFDLQLPDFAAVEADQLGAQLVGYFMDRWERDEALVVLLRSSTTNAEAAQRMQQIFAGQLLPTIEKINADDAPRRTGLIATQMLGLALCRYVLRLPPVVAMSHDEVVAWLGPTIQRYLTGPHNRR, encoded by the coding sequence ATGCGGAGGTCATCAGCGGAAACGAAGGAAGTGATCCTGGCCGCGGCCAGGCAGCGGTTCGCCGAGTCCGGCTACGAGCGCGCCACCATCCGGGCCATCGCCGCCGACGCCAACATCGACCCGTCGATGGTGATGCGCTACTTCGGCAACAAGGACCAACTGTTCGCCGCGGCGGCCGACTTCGACCTGCAGTTGCCGGACTTCGCCGCCGTCGAGGCCGACCAACTGGGTGCGCAGTTGGTCGGCTACTTCATGGATCGCTGGGAACGTGACGAGGCCCTGGTCGTGCTGCTGAGGTCGAGCACGACGAATGCCGAAGCGGCGCAACGCATGCAGCAGATCTTCGCCGGCCAGCTGTTGCCCACGATCGAGAAGATCAACGCCGACGACGCGCCTCGGCGCACCGGGTTGATCGCCACCCAGATGCTGGGTTTGGCGCTGTGCCGCTACGTGCTGCGGCTGCCACCGGTGGTCGCGATGTCACACGACGAGGTGGTCGCCTGGCTGGGTCCGACCATCCAGCGCTATCTGACCGGCCCGCATAATCGGCGGTGA